ACCGGCTCGGCCTGGGCTGGGATACGCTCCATCGCGAGAACCCCGCGCTGGTCCTGTGCTCGATTGCGCCCTTCGGCCAGACCGGCCCTTATCGCGACTTCATCGCCGATGACACCGTGCTGACCGCATTGGGCGGGATGCTCTACATCAATGGCTTCCCCAATCACGCTCCGGTTCGTCCGCTCGGTCTGCAGGCTTATCATTCGTCGGCTTACTACGGCGCGATCGCCGTGATGCTTGCGCTGCTCGCGCGCGATCGCACCGCTGAAGGCAATTGGATCGACCTCAGCATGCAGGAGGCCACCGCGGCCGCCGTCGAGCATGTCGCCGGCGCATTTTTCGAGCGCGGCGAGGCCGAGCCGCGCCGCGGCACGCTGCATTGGAGCCGTTTCTTTCGCGTCGGCAAATGCCGTGACGGGTACATCATGCATTGCACGCTCGGCGACTGGACCTCGCTCATCGAATGGGTCAAGTCCGACGGCAAGGCCGGCGATCTCGACGCGCCCGACTATGAGCAGGTGATGTATCGCTATCTCATGGCCGAGCATCTGTTCGACGTGCTCGACGATTGGGTCAAGGACTATCCGCGCGACGAGCTGCTCGAGCGCGCGCAGCTTCTGCGCCAGCCCTACGCGACCGTTCGCCCGCCCGAGGCGTTGTTCGACGACGACCAGCTCGCCGAGCGCGGCTACTTCGTCGAGGTCGAGCATCCCGAGCTCGGGCGCAAGTTCCGCTATCCGGGCGCGCCGTATCTTTTCAACGGCACGCCGTGGCGGGTATCGCGCCGGCCGCCGCTGATCGGAGAGCATACCGGCGAGATTTTGCGCGACGAACTCGGGGTGGCTCCCCAAGCGCTGGCCGCGCTCTTCGCCGAAGGAGTGATCTGATGATGCTGGCGATGCCGCTGGACGGCGTCCGCATCCTCGATTTCACCTGGGTCGTCGCCGGCCCGGTCGCGACGCGCATCCTCGCCGACCACGGCGCGGAGGTCATCAAGGTCGAGCGCAAGGAGCCGCCGCAACTCGGCAATCGCAAGCTCGGCCTCCAATGCGACCTCAATCGCGGCAAACTTTCGGTCGCGCTCAACATGCAGCACCCGCGCGGCGTCGAACTCGCCCGCCGCCTCGCCGCCAAAAGCGACGTCGTGATGGACAATTTTTCCGCCCGCGTGATGCGCAGTTGGGGGATGGACTACGAAAGTCTCGCCGCCGTCAAGCCCGACATCATCTGCATCAGCATGTCCGGCCTGGGCCACACCGGCCCGCGCTCCAGCTACGTCAGCTACGGACCGACCCTGCAAGCCCTGACCGGCTTCACCATGCTGATGGCCGAAGCCGACGGCACGCCCGCCGGCTACGGCTATTCGTACGCCGACACCTGCGGCGGTTACACGGGCGCACTCGCGGCGCTCATCGCCCTTTGGAATCGCCACCGCACCGGCCGCGGCCAGTTCGTGGATCTCTCGCAGTTCGAGGCCGTCACCAGCGTGATCGGTCCCGCGCTGCTGGACATCTCCGCCAACGGCCGGACGCAGCCGGCGCCCGGCTACAATTCCCAGGAAGGCCCCGCCGCACCGCACGGCGTTTACAAATGCCGCCCGCTTGACGGCGACGACGACCGATGGGTCGCGATTGCGGTGCGCACCGGCCCCGAGTGGCGCCGATTCGTCACCGCGATTGGCTCTCCATCGTGGGCGAGCGATCCGCAGTTCCGCACGCTCTACCTGCGCATGCACAATAGCGCCGAGCTCGACGCCAACGTTTCACGCTGGACCGCGGAGCACAGCGCCGAAGACGCGATGGCGATCCTCCAACGCGCCGGCATCGCCGCCGGCGTCGTCGAAAACGGCATCGATCTCTGCGCGCGCGATCCTCAACTGAAAGAGCGCGGCTTCTGGCCCGCCGTCGCAACCGGAAGGGGCACGACGACTAACGTCACCGGCATCCCGTTCAAGCTTTCCGGCGGGTCGGGAAAAGTTCGCTCGATCGCGCCCGAAGTCGGCGAGAATTTCGACTACGTGCTCGGCGAGTTGCTCGGCCTGGGCCGCGCACAGCGCGATGAATTGGTCGCCGCTGGCGCCGTCTGGCCCTGACCGCTCGCGAATCCTTGTTACCCAGGTAACAATGTCCCCCAAATAACGCGCATCGCTCGCAGCCCCTCATTGCGCTAGTGTCAGCGACACTGGCTGTTAACAGTAAACGGCTGGTCGGGGCAATTATTGCACGCAAGCGTAATATCGAGCGCGTTGGTTGGCGTTGACGCGTTCCCGGTCGAAGTCGAAATCGACATCGGCGCCGGGATGCCGCCGCATCGTCTGGTCGGCCTGGCCGAGGGCGCGGTCAAAGAGGCGCTCGATCGGGTCAAGTCGGCGCTGAAGAATTCCGGCTTCGATTTCCCCACCCGCAAGATGACCATCAACCTCGCGCCCGCCGACACGCGCAAGGAAGGCTCGGCGTTCGATCTTCCACTGGCGCTTGGAATCCTCGCCGCACAAAACGTGTTGAAAGATCGCCAGCGCCTGCGCGCCTATCTGGTGCTGGGCGAACTCGCGCTCGACGGCCGTATCAAAGGCATCAGGGGCGCGCTGCCGACCGCGCTGCTCGCGCGCTCGGCCAGGTTCGCGGGTGTGATGCTGCCGCGCGAGAATGCGTCCGAGGCATCGGTCGTCGGCGAGGGCACGGCAGTGCTGGGCGTCGAGAGCCTGCGCGAGGCTTTCGAATTCTTCGAGGGCCTGCGTCCGCTCCAATCCGCGCCCTCCGATCTCAGCGCCGCGTTCGGCGCGGCAAATGTTTACGACGTCGATTTCAGCGAGGTCAAAGGCCAGGAGCAGGCCAAGCGCGCGCTCGAAGTCGCCGCCGCCGGCGGTCATAACGTCCTGATGATTGGGCCGCCCGGCTCGGGCAAGACGATGCTCGCCAAGCGCCTGCCCTCGATTCTGCCCTCGATGACCTTCGAGGAGGCCATCGAAACCACCAAGGTGCACTCCGTGATGGGCCTGATGGACGGCCGCGCGCTCATCGCCACGCGCCCCTTCCGCTCTCCCCATCACACCATTTCCGACGCCGGCCTCATCGGCGGCGGCTCGATTCCGCGCCCCGGCGAGGTCAGCCTTGCCCATCACGGCGTCCTGTTCCTCGACGAATTGCCCGAGTTCCGCAAGAACGTGCTCGAAGTCCTGCGCCAGCCGCTCGAGGATGCGCGCATCACCATCTCGCGCGTGATGGGCACGCTCACTTTTCCCGCCTCCGTGATGCTGGTGGCCGCGATGAACCCGTGAGGTTGCGTTGCTTTTCAGCCATGAATTCAGAAGACGAAGGCAGATAACAGAGGTCGATTGTGATGTCGTCTTTGCCGATGGTGATTTTTTCGGTGATGGTCTCGATGATACGGCGTTTTTCGTCGTTCCTGAGGTCCGGCCAGCGGGCATAGAGGTCCTTGGCTTCGGTCAGGATTTCATCGCTCGACAGGGCTCGGATTTTGAGGAAATCCAGTTCTCCCTGCAACTCGGGTATCTGTTGGGAAATCTGTTTGAAGCGTTCTTCGAGCGGGTGGTATTCGCTCGAAAATCCGTCGCTTGAAATCTTCTCGTCGAGGTAGAGGCGCATCACCCGGTCCATCTCGGCACGGGCTTTGTTGCGGTTTTCGTCGAGGGACGCAAGCAGTTGCTGTTTCTCGACGATCTTCTCGTCGGCCTGAGCAAGGTAGGCCGCGACCTCTGTGGGCGAGAGGACAAAGCCCTGGAGCTGCTCATGGAACACGGCGTCCAGATCCTCGACCGGGATCTTGTTCCGGCAGCCATAGCAGACGTATTTGGGCGTGTTCGAGGGAACGTACATTTTGTGCCCGCAATAACAGTG
The DNA window shown above is from Candidatus Binatus sp. and carries:
- a CDS encoding CoA transferase produces the protein MTEPGALAGLRVLDLTGHRAQFCARLLADMGADVIKVEPPAGDDARRIGPFLDDLPHLDRSLFFWFYNLNKRSLTLDLNHSRGADILLQLARSADVVIESYAPGTLDRLGLGWDTLHRENPALVLCSIAPFGQTGPYRDFIADDTVLTALGGMLYINGFPNHAPVRPLGLQAYHSSAYYGAIAVMLALLARDRTAEGNWIDLSMQEATAAAVEHVAGAFFERGEAEPRRGTLHWSRFFRVGKCRDGYIMHCTLGDWTSLIEWVKSDGKAGDLDAPDYEQVMYRYLMAEHLFDVLDDWVKDYPRDELLERAQLLRQPYATVRPPEALFDDDQLAERGYFVEVEHPELGRKFRYPGAPYLFNGTPWRVSRRPPLIGEHTGEILRDELGVAPQALAALFAEGVI
- a CDS encoding CoA transferase encodes the protein MMLAMPLDGVRILDFTWVVAGPVATRILADHGAEVIKVERKEPPQLGNRKLGLQCDLNRGKLSVALNMQHPRGVELARRLAAKSDVVMDNFSARVMRSWGMDYESLAAVKPDIICISMSGLGHTGPRSSYVSYGPTLQALTGFTMLMAEADGTPAGYGYSYADTCGGYTGALAALIALWNRHRTGRGQFVDLSQFEAVTSVIGPALLDISANGRTQPAPGYNSQEGPAAPHGVYKCRPLDGDDDRWVAIAVRTGPEWRRFVTAIGSPSWASDPQFRTLYLRMHNSAELDANVSRWTAEHSAEDAMAILQRAGIAAGVVENGIDLCARDPQLKERGFWPAVATGRGTTTNVTGIPFKLSGGSGKVRSIAPEVGENFDYVLGELLGLGRAQRDELVAAGAVWP